The DNA sequence GATCGGAACCGGTACGCCCAGAAACGACCCCTGACCGATGACGGAAAACCAGGTGCCCTCCTTGTCGGCGATATCCATGTTCTTGCCGCCGCTATAGGTCAGCGTCAGACCATGGATTGCCGACAACATGCCAAGCGTCACAATCAGTGAATTGAGTTTGAAATACCCGACGAGCAGACCTATGACGCCACCAAGCGCCATGGTCATGGCGAACATCGCGGGGATGGCCAGTTCCGGGCCGATCTTGTCATGCAGATCGAGCACAACGATCGTCGAAAACGACATCATTGAACCGACCGACAGATCAAGGTTTCCGCTGATCACGACAAAGGTCACGCCAAGTGCCATAACGCCCAGAATTGCCGAAGATCTGACTACGCCGAGCACGTTGTCGACCGTGAGAAAGCGGTCATTGAGCAATGCAAAGCCGATCATGAAAATCACGAATGCGACCAGAATACCCTGGCGCGCCAATAGCTTGCCGATTGTGTTCAGCCGTTCGTCCGCCATATTGTCTCCTCCCAACGTCTGATCCGTTTCTCAGACCAACGTCATGCCTCCGTCAATCATGACGATCTGGCCCGTCATGTAATCGCTTTCCTTCGACGCCAGAAATGTTGTGGTGCCGGTAATGTCTTCCGGCGTCGCAACACGGCCGCGCAGGATGTCGGCCGAAAACTCCTCAATCGCCTGACCTTCCCGCTCCGAAGCGCCGATTTCCATCAGATCCTTGTCCAGTTGCCGCCACATCTCCGTTGCAACCACGCCGGGGCCAAACCCGGTCACAGTAATATTGTGCTTTGCAAGGTCGCGAGCCCCCGATTGCGTCAGCGACACAACCGCCCACTTGGATGCACAGTAAGGTGCAACATTGTCGAACCCTTGGCGACTGGCGATCGAAGCGGTGTTGATGATCTTGCCGCCGCCGCCCTGGGCAATCATCTGTCTGGCGGCTTCCTGCATGCCGATGAGAACACCCAAGCCATTAACATCCATGATCGTGCGCCAATTGTCGTCGGTCACATCAAGGAAATTCATCGGCTTGTTGATGCCGGCATTGTTGAACTTGACATCGAGCTTGCCGAATTCATCCACTGTCTTGGTTATCATTGCGCGCACCTGATCGCGCCTGGTCACATCCACTTCAGCCCAGGTGACTTTTCCGCCGCACCGGGCGGCGCGTTCGTGATTGGCCTTACTGACGTCTTCGGCCATCTCGCCATTGATGTCGGCGAAACAGACATCACCGCCTTCATCCAGCAACGCTTCGCCGATTGCGCGGCCTATCCCCTGCGCGGCACCTGTCACAAGACATGACCGACCGCTCAGGCGTCCATTGGAAACACCAGGCATGCTTGCCCCCCGAATATGCATGTAGGTTGGCACAGGGCCGCCAAGCCCTGTGCCTTTCGGAAGGTTCTCAGAAAACCGGCTTGGTGTAGTCCGTCATGTTGTCCTGAGTGATCTTCGGCGTATCGAAGTAGTTGAGAAACGGAACTTCCGTGCCGTTCAACACATCGATCGCTGTTTTCAGCGCCGCCTTGGCGTCATCGACTGGTGACTGGTAGATCGAGCCCCAGTATTCGCCGCGTTCCATGGCTTCATAGCCCACAGCAAAATTGGTGGCACCGACAAAGATGATGCTTTCGCGTCCAGCTGCTTTCGCTGCGTTCAATGCGCCGACGCCCATATTGTCATCGCCGGAATAGACGCCGTCGATGTCATCATATTTGACCAGAAAGGCTTCCATGACCTTCTGGGACTTTTCACGGTTCCAATCGCCAGGCTGGGTCTCAACGAGGGTCACATCCGGGCACACTTCAGGAAGCCGGTCTTCAAAGCCCTTGGCGCGCTCGATTGCGGTGGTGTAGCCCGGCTGTCCGGAAATCTGGAGAACCTTTGCCTCCTTGTCGATGCCCATTTCCTTAAACTTGTCACACATGATTTCGGCAGAGCGGGAGCCCTGAGTGATGTTGTCCGGACCCGAAAAGGACTTGACGAACTGGTGGCCTTCTTCGGCAATGTTGGAATTGGTCACGATTACCGGAATACCTGCCTGCTGTGCCTTGCGCACAGCCGGGATAACTGCCTTGCCGTTGGTTGGCCAGATGATGATCGCATCAACCTTCTGCTGAATCAGATCTTCCATTTGTGCGATCTGGCGGGCGACGTCGCCACCAGCGTCAAGCACTACGGCTTCAACTTCAGCATTGGCGTCTGCCGCCTCGATGAACGCCTTCTCATAGGTGGTCTGATAGCTGTCCACGCCGACATTGTTCTGCGTGATGCCGATTGTCATTTTGTCAGCGGCTGCAGCCGAGCCGGCTATCGATAAAGCAGCGACGGTTGTGGTGGCAGCCAAAAAGGTGCGTAGTTTCATGGTTTTCCTCCCGGGCGCTAAAGCCCTCGTGTGTTCTCCTCATAGCCCCGGCCACTCCAAACCAAGGCTGTCACCCGTCAACTCAGGTGATCTCGACAACAATGACGAAGCGCAGCCTATGAGAGAGTCCATAATATATCCATTTTGAGAATTTTTATGTTCATATTGGATTTCTTGAGACTGTCGAAAGTCTCTCAGTTTGAACATTTTGTATGGAGGTCAACATGACAAGCCCGAAAAGACCGCGTTCGAAAGACCGTGAAGACCATCTTCACGGAGGCAGAGAGGCAGGGGTTTATCACATGGGAGGTTCAAGCGCGCAAACCTTGGCGTCATCGCCACGGGTAAAAGCCGAAATTCTTCAGGCAATTACATTCCTGAATGATTTTGACGACGAACTGGAAGTTGTCGTCGATGTTTATGCGCCGAATCCATATTTTCGCATGTCCCTTCACCTGATCCGCAGCCACCTTGAAGCAAAAACGGTCACGCCGACATCCTTGATCGGGGCTGCCGGCGTTCCCTATGCCACTGCGGCGCGCCGCGTCAAAGAGATGATTGAGGCGGGACTTATCGAGCAGCGCCCACGGACGCGGACCGGCAAGACCTTTTCCATTCATCCCAGTGACAAGCTTCTCGAATCCTGGATGCAAATGACCGGCCGGCTGAAGCGCCTCGCCCAGAAGAGTTTCGACTTCAGCGAAAAGCGAACTGATACAAGCGACTACTATTTCGGCAGCTCCTACATGGCGGCCCGGTCGATCCCGCCACTTCAGGTGCTCCCGGAGCCGCTCAAGCTGCCCGGCGGCGTGCGGGTTCTGGTTCATGGCGATCCCACATTCATGGTCATGGATGCGCTCAAGCGGCAGTTTGAGCAAACCCTTGGCGCACAAATCCATCAGCGGGCATTTTCGATCGACCGACTGCACGAGGAAGTCCTGCGCAACGCCGACCGCAAATCCAGCCGCTATGACATCATCGCCGTGGATCTGCCCTGGATCGGCGAACTCGTGGAAAAGGGCATACTCATGCCTTTGGATGATGCGCTGGATCTGCAGCGCCTTGATCCCGCCGACTTCCATACCGCTGGCTGGAAGGCGACGCATTGGAGCGGACGGCCCTACGGCGTGCCTGCCCAGACGACCCCGGAACTTCTGTTCTACCGCAAAGACCTGTTTGCCAAAGCTGGCCTTGAGCCACCGACCACGACCAGCGAGCTTCTCAATGCCGCCAAACAACTTCACGACCCCGGCCAGG is a window from the Hoeflea sp. IMCC20628 genome containing:
- a CDS encoding ABC transporter permease; this encodes MADERLNTIGKLLARQGILVAFVIFMIGFALLNDRFLTVDNVLGVVRSSAILGVMALGVTFVVISGNLDLSVGSMMSFSTIVVLDLHDKIGPELAIPAMFAMTMALGGVIGLLVGYFKLNSLIVTLGMLSAIHGLTLTYSGGKNMDIADKEGTWFSVIGQGSFLGVPVPIIILVVLACLLSVLLAKTPFGRKVYAVGGNGVAATFSGIRRPRVVLMTYLISSFCVATAGLLQASRSMGSQNTVGQGLELEVLAAIILGGASLLGGSGTVFKTLIGVMILGFIQNGLLLVGLEFYVQYVITWLIIILAVWLDIAAKRGRLLSPIA
- a CDS encoding SDR family oxidoreductase yields the protein MPGVSNGRLSGRSCLVTGAAQGIGRAIGEALLDEGGDVCFADINGEMAEDVSKANHERAARCGGKVTWAEVDVTRRDQVRAMITKTVDEFGKLDVKFNNAGINKPMNFLDVTDDNWRTIMDVNGLGVLIGMQEAARQMIAQGGGGKIINTASIASRQGFDNVAPYCASKWAVVSLTQSGARDLAKHNITVTGFGPGVVATEMWRQLDKDLMEIGASEREGQAIEEFSADILRGRVATPEDITGTTTFLASKESDYMTGQIVMIDGGMTLV
- a CDS encoding sugar ABC transporter substrate-binding protein; amino-acid sequence: MKLRTFLAATTTVAALSIAGSAAAADKMTIGITQNNVGVDSYQTTYEKAFIEAADANAEVEAVVLDAGGDVARQIAQMEDLIQQKVDAIIIWPTNGKAVIPAVRKAQQAGIPVIVTNSNIAEEGHQFVKSFSGPDNITQGSRSAEIMCDKFKEMGIDKEAKVLQISGQPGYTTAIERAKGFEDRLPEVCPDVTLVETQPGDWNREKSQKVMEAFLVKYDDIDGVYSGDDNMGVGALNAAKAAGRESIIFVGATNFAVGYEAMERGEYWGSIYQSPVDDAKAALKTAIDVLNGTEVPFLNYFDTPKITQDNMTDYTKPVF
- a CDS encoding extracellular solute-binding protein, which translates into the protein MGGSSAQTLASSPRVKAEILQAITFLNDFDDELEVVVDVYAPNPYFRMSLHLIRSHLEAKTVTPTSLIGAAGVPYATAARRVKEMIEAGLIEQRPRTRTGKTFSIHPSDKLLESWMQMTGRLKRLAQKSFDFSEKRTDTSDYYFGSSYMAARSIPPLQVLPEPLKLPGGVRVLVHGDPTFMVMDALKRQFEQTLGAQIHQRAFSIDRLHEEVLRNADRKSSRYDIIAVDLPWIGELVEKGILMPLDDALDLQRLDPADFHTAGWKATHWSGRPYGVPAQTTPELLFYRKDLFAKAGLEPPTTTSELLNAAKQLHDPGQGRYGIAWNAARGTALGHTFLMTLADFGQPIFDLPTVAGGFDTDHLDTEPYRPIIDTDAGLAAAEYLMALLDYSPPYILSMSWYERVRPYAAGQIAMAYGYTLLAPYFELDPSSPACGQTGYVPHPFGPGASPIAPVGGYAMAIPANIAPERLSGAAEALIMFTSPEAQKLYIQNGSRTNPRYSVSADPEVRRSSPIFEAVDGMSWRDELQFWPRPPVPEISEIIRICGEELHDMLRGLVSPKQALRKAQARADAIIKENSD